Proteins encoded within one genomic window of Bacteroidota bacterium:
- a CDS encoding Inward rectifier potassium channel Irk, translated as THVTLLTMSWTIVHPIDEESPMYGWTADDFIKKEVEFLVLIKAYEETFAQTVHTRSSYRAEEIIFGAKFLPILKPGDNNSVTVELNRINEYTTTPLFEELKYSEEPK; from the coding sequence TGACTCATGTGACTTTACTGACAATGTCATGGACGATCGTTCATCCGATCGATGAAGAAAGTCCGATGTATGGCTGGACAGCCGACGATTTCATTAAAAAAGAAGTAGAATTTCTTGTATTGATCAAGGCCTACGAAGAAACATTTGCTCAAACCGTTCACACCCGTTCTTCCTACAGGGCTGAAGAAATTATATTTGGTGCAAAATTTCTTCCAATCTTAAAACCCGGCGACAATAATTCCGTAACAGTTGAGCTCAATCGAATAAATGAATATACAACCACTCCACTTTTTGAAGAGTTGAAATATTCTGAAGAACCGAAATAA
- a CDS encoding flippase-like domain-containing protein — protein MNKKAISVIKYIILLAIGVVLLWIAFRKVDLPKMIADIKNANLFWVGLSVVTSLVAFTSRAIRWNLLIEPLGYKPKLSNTCASLMIGYLANLAVPRLGEVTRCGSLNQTENVPFDKLLGTVIFERIIDVLCLLTCIILVAVSEYERLGNFLNENIFDPMKSKVHSFINSPISIAIVLIIFLSLLIFLFKNKKSKGFISKFTVILKGIGDGMVSVKRMKKPFQFIFHTILIWAMYFMMSYLCFFALPATSQLSWHAGLFVLVVGGLGMSAPSPGGVGSYHVLVAAGLYLYGISDQDGKTFATLMHASQTLVVIVFGALSFLYLFLKQKNGTANAS, from the coding sequence TTGAACAAAAAAGCAATATCCGTTATTAAGTACATTATTTTACTTGCCATTGGTGTCGTATTATTATGGATAGCATTCAGGAAAGTCGATCTTCCAAAAATGATCGCCGATATTAAGAATGCAAATCTTTTTTGGGTTGGATTATCAGTTGTAACAAGCCTGGTAGCATTCACAAGCCGGGCAATCCGCTGGAATTTATTGATAGAGCCATTAGGTTATAAACCTAAACTCAGTAACACTTGTGCTTCACTAATGATCGGTTATCTGGCTAACCTGGCAGTACCCAGGTTAGGAGAAGTTACGCGATGCGGATCTCTCAACCAAACTGAAAATGTTCCATTTGATAAATTGTTAGGCACTGTTATTTTTGAACGCATCATTGATGTATTGTGTCTTCTTACATGTATCATTCTGGTAGCAGTATCAGAATACGAACGACTGGGAAATTTCTTAAATGAAAATATTTTCGATCCGATGAAAAGCAAGGTACATTCATTTATCAATTCACCGATATCAATTGCAATCGTCCTGATCATATTTCTTTCACTTTTAATTTTCTTATTCAAGAATAAAAAAAGCAAAGGTTTTATTTCGAAGTTTACAGTGATCTTAAAAGGAATCGGAGATGGAATGGTTTCTGTCAAAAGAATGAAAAAACCGTTTCAGTTTATTTTTCATACAATACTGATCTGGGCTATGTATTTCATGATGTCTTATCTCTGCTTTTTTGCTTTACCTGCAACTTCACAGTTAAGCTGGCATGCAGGTTTGTTTGTATTAGTAGTTGGCGGTTTAGGTATGAGTGCGCCATCTCCCGGAGGAGTTGGATCCTATCATGTTTTAGTCGCTGCAGGATTATATCTTTATGGCATATCGGACCAGGATGGAAAAACTTTCGCAACATTGATGCATGCCTCACAAACCTTGGTGGTGATTGTATTCGGAGCATTATCTTTCCTATATTTATTCCTCAAACAAAAGAATGGAACCGCTAACGCATCTTGA
- the rfaE2 gene encoding D-glycero-beta-D-manno-heptose 1-phosphate adenylyltransferase, which translates to MEPLTHLDIIKRKVVDLNQLQHLIYRWRFLSKKIVFTNGCFDILHLGHIDYLAKASDLGDILVLGVNSDASTRGLKGPNRPINNEEQRSVLLASLHFMDAVIIFDDPTPIELIKIVRPDVLVKGSDYNLSNIVGADIVQSYGGQVKTIDFLPGYSTTMIEEKIISGRK; encoded by the coding sequence ATGGAACCGCTAACGCATCTTGATATTATAAAACGAAAAGTTGTTGATCTGAACCAACTTCAGCATTTGATTTACAGATGGCGTTTTTTATCAAAAAAGATAGTTTTCACCAATGGATGCTTCGATATTCTGCATTTAGGTCATATAGATTATCTGGCAAAAGCGTCAGATTTAGGAGATATTTTAGTGCTGGGAGTCAATTCTGATGCCTCCACCAGAGGATTAAAGGGCCCGAATCGCCCAATCAACAATGAAGAACAAAGGTCAGTTTTGCTTGCTTCACTGCATTTTATGGACGCAGTCATCATTTTTGACGACCCTACACCCATCGAATTGATAAAAATCGTACGTCCGGATGTTTTAGTGAAAGGTTCTGACTATAATTTGAGCAACATCGTCGGAGCCGATATCGTTCAATCTTATGGCGGACAAGTAAAAACCATCGATTTTTTGCCGGGTTACTCAACGACAATGATCGAGGAAAAAATTATTTCCGGCAGAAAGTAA
- the radA gene encoding DNA repair protein RadA: protein MAKIKTSFFCQNCGAQAPKWTGRCPSCGQWNTFVEEVIQRKEDLPGWKKKDGVKKKVAQAQLLSEVAIKDEHRIALPDQEMHRVLGGGLVPGSLILMGGEPGIGKSTLLLQLALSMKKQSVLYISGEESEQQIKMRADRLKLSSEAFFILTETSLENIFQQISAMHPQILIIDSIQTIFSNKIESSPGSVSQIRECAGELLRFAKESSVPVFLIGHITKDGTIAGPKILEHMVDTVLQFEGDRHHVYRILRANKNRFGSTAEIGIYEMQGSGLREVDNPSEVLIANREESLSGVAISATMEGIRPLLIETQALVSSAVYGTPQRSSTGFDLRRLSMLLAVLEKRCGFRLGAKDVFLNIAGGIKVEDPAIDLAVICAVLSSSEDIAISPRIAFSAEVGLSGEIRPVTRIEQRISEAEKMGFEEILISKYNLKGLDKSRYKAIRINAVSKVEEVFQHLFA, encoded by the coding sequence GTGGCTAAAATTAAAACGTCTTTCTTTTGTCAGAATTGTGGTGCGCAAGCGCCTAAGTGGACCGGAAGATGTCCTTCATGCGGACAATGGAATACTTTTGTTGAAGAAGTAATTCAACGAAAAGAAGATCTTCCCGGCTGGAAAAAAAAAGATGGTGTAAAAAAGAAAGTCGCACAAGCTCAGTTACTCAGCGAAGTAGCAATAAAAGATGAGCATAGAATTGCATTGCCCGATCAGGAAATGCATAGAGTACTGGGTGGTGGACTTGTTCCCGGATCATTGATCTTAATGGGTGGAGAACCGGGTATCGGTAAATCTACATTGTTACTTCAACTTGCATTGTCAATGAAGAAACAATCTGTTCTATACATCAGTGGTGAAGAGAGCGAGCAGCAGATAAAAATGCGCGCAGACAGACTGAAGCTTTCAAGCGAAGCCTTTTTTATTCTGACAGAAACTTCGCTGGAAAATATTTTTCAACAGATCTCTGCAATGCATCCGCAGATCCTGATCATTGATTCAATACAAACGATCTTCAGTAATAAAATAGAATCATCACCGGGAAGTGTTTCTCAGATCCGCGAATGCGCCGGAGAACTTTTACGTTTTGCAAAAGAGAGTTCTGTTCCTGTTTTTCTCATCGGACATATTACAAAAGACGGAACTATTGCTGGCCCGAAAATTCTTGAACACATGGTTGATACAGTTCTTCAATTCGAAGGCGATCGTCATCATGTATATAGAATTCTGCGTGCAAATAAAAATCGTTTTGGTTCAACGGCCGAGATCGGTATCTATGAAATGCAAGGTTCAGGTCTTCGCGAAGTAGATAATCCTTCTGAAGTACTGATCGCAAATCGCGAAGAAAGTCTATCAGGTGTTGCAATCTCCGCAACGATGGAAGGTATCCGTCCTCTTTTAATAGAAACACAAGCGCTTGTAAGTTCAGCTGTGTATGGTACACCGCAACGTTCATCAACCGGTTTTGACTTACGTCGATTAAGTATGTTGCTAGCTGTACTTGAAAAACGATGTGGCTTCCGACTGGGCGCAAAAGATGTTTTTTTAAATATAGCCGGTGGAATAAAAGTTGAAGACCCTGCAATTGATCTCGCTGTGATCTGTGCAGTATTATCATCAAGCGAAGACATTGCAATTTCACCAAGGATAGCATTTTCAGCAGAAGTAGGTTTGAGTGGCGAAATTCGTCCGGTCACAAGAATAGAGCAACGAATCAGTGAAGCCGAAAAAATGGGCTTCGAAGAAATTCTGATCAGCAAGTACAATCTCAAAGGATTAGACAAGAGTCGTTATAAGGCGATCCGGATTAATGCTGTTTCGAAAGTTGAAGAGGTGTTTCAGCATTTATTCGCATAG